The sequence GTTTGGCGTAGCCACGCTGCCGCGCGAGGGATTCCATCAGCTCCGGATCCTTGTCCAGCAGCCGCTTGACCTCCAGCGCCAGCTCCCGGTTCTTCCGGTTCAGGTCCATGAGCATCTGCTGCTGCCTTTGGAACTCCTGCTGGCGCTTATGGAGGGCCGGCAATCCGTAGGGAGACCAGAGGATCGCCACCGACAGGAATCCCGAGATGCCTAGGACGGCCATGATGACCCTGGACTCCAGCAGCGAGTTGGCGTTCATCGCAGCCTGGCTCCGAAGGCCTCCTTGCCGGCGTAGCGGGCCGCCGCGCCCAGCTCCCATTCGATCTGGAGCAGGCGGTTGTATTTGGCCACGCGGTCCGTCCGGGTCGGCGCGCCTGTCTTGATCTGCCCTGCCCCGGTGGCGACGGCCAGGTCCGCGATGAAGGTATCCTCGGTCTCGCCGCTGCGGTGGCTGATGATCGCGCGGTAGCCCGCTTTGTGGGCCATGTCCACGGCCCTCAGGGTCTCGGTGACGGTGCCGATCTGGTTCAGTTTGATGAGGATGGCGTTGGCGATGCCCTGCTCGATCCCATCCGCGAAGATCGCCGGATTGGTGACGAACACATCGTCGCCCACCAACTGGGTTTTCGCGCCCAGTTTGTCCGTGAGGTCCTTCCAGCCCTTCCAGTCGTCCTCGCTCATCCCGTCCTCGATGGTGAGGATCGGATGGCGCTTCACCAGTCCAGCGAAGTAGTCCACCAATTGGGCCGAGGACTTCTTGGCGCCTTCGAGGTGATAACCGTCCTTTTGGTGGAACTCCGAGGCCGCCACGTCCAAACCGAGGTAGAGATCCTTGCCGGGCTTGAATCCGGCCTTTTTAATCGCTTCTTCGATCAGATCCAAGGCGTTTTCGTTGCTCTCAAGGTTCGGGGCGAAGCCGCCTTCGTCGCCGACGCCGGTGGAAAGCTTCCGGGCCTTCAGGACCGCCTTCAGGGAATGGTAGACCTCCGCCCCCCATCTCAGGGCCTCCGCGAAGGTGCTGGCACCCACGGGCAGCACCATGAACTCCTGGATGTCCATGTTGTTGTCGGCATGGGCCCCGCCATTCAGGATGTTCATCTGGGGAACCGGCAGCGACCGGGCCGAGGCTCCGCCCAGGTAGCGGTAAAGGGGCTGGCCGGTGGCCTTCGCCGCGGCGTCCGCCAATGCCATGGACACGGCGAGAATCGCATTGGCTCCCAGTTCCGCCTTGTTCTCGGTGCCATCGAGATCGCACAGGAGTTCGTCCAGTTCCGCCTGCTGGAGCCCGTCCAGGCCTTCGAGGGCCTCGTTGATTTCGGTGTTGATGGCCTGGACGGCTCCCAGCACGCCCTTCCCCTGGTAGCGCTTTTTATCGCCGTCCCGCTTTTCCAGGGCTTCGCGGGTGCCCGTGGAAGCGCCCGAAGGGACCATGGCCTGGCCAAGGAAAGACGGCCCCGCGCTGCTCTTCAGCTCCACCCGGGCGAGGACCGTGGGGTTCCCCCGGCTATCCAGGACTTCCAAGGCCGAGACACGCTCGATGAGATTCATATCAACCACCAATTCAAGAGACCGAGCGTGAGGCCCGCTCGAAAGTGGGCCATCACGCTCGGTCGGTTAGGGTCTAAAAAAGCCCCGTTACTTCTTTGCGGCCTTCTTCGGCGCGGCCTTCTTGGCGGCCGGCTTCTTGGCGGCGGCCTTCTTCGGCGCGGCCTTCTTGGCGGCCGGCTTCTTGGCGGCGGCCTTCTTCGGCGCGGCCTTCTTGGCGGCCGGCTTCTTGGCGGCGGCCTTCTTCGGCGCTGCCTTCTTCTTCGGGGCTGCCTTCTTGGCGGCGGCTTTCTTCGGCGCTGCCTTCTTCTTCGGGGCTGCCTTCTTGGCGGCGGCTTTCTTCGGGGCTGCCTTCTTGGCGGCGGCTTTCTTCGGCGCGGCCTTCTTCACGGCGGCCTTCTTCGGGGCTGCCTTCTTGGCGGCGGCTTTCTTCGGCGCGGCCTTCTTCGGCGCGGCCTTCTTGGCGGCCGGTTTCTTGGCGGCGGCCTTCTTCGGCGCGGCCTTCTTGGCGGCTGGCTTCTTCGCTGCAGCAGCGGGCGCAGCTGGCATGCCAGCGGTCATGGGTTCGGTTTGTGCCATTTTTGGCTCCTTAGGGCCCTTGCGGGCAAGGTTTGAGGTGGAGCTTGGTGATGTTGCTTTGAGTGTAGGCAATTTTGCGGATTGCGCACCCTTCTCTTTGATTTTTATTTCAGAATCTTTTTTCGCGGCCGCCGCGGGCGCTTCGGCCGCCTTCGCTTTCGGCTTCGACGGTTTCTTCGTAGACTCAACGCCAGCAAGGATCTGCGCGAGCCGCTTACCCGGATAGAACTCGTCGAGAAGCGCGTCGCCGATGATCACGCCATGGACGCCCATGGCCTCGAGTTGTTTGATCTGGGCGAGCGTGCCGACCCCGCATTCGATCATCCGGAGGCATTTTTTCGCCGGCACTTTCTTGATCAGGGCGATGGCGGCATCCCAGGAGGGCTCCCAGGTGTCGAGATTCCGGCCCACAACGCAGATGAGGTCGGCGCCCGCTTCTATGGCCTTCTGGAGTTCCTTCTCGCTGCTCACTTCGACCACCACGTCGAGCGATTTCAACGCCGCCAGCTTCAAAAGCGCCTGCATCCGCTCGACCGTGAGGAGGGCGGCGACGAGGCTGATGGCATCGGCGCCGAGGATCTTGCTCTCCTCCACCTGGTACTCCTCCAGGATGAAGTCGCGGCGGAGCAGGGGATTCTTCACCTGCCCCCGGACCTCCGATAGATGCTTGTCCTCGCCGAAATAGAGGAAGCGGTCCGTGGCGACCGAGACCGCGCGCGCGCCATTGTCGACCAAGCTCTTCGCGTGGGTGGCCGCGCGGTAGGTTTCGCGGACCTGCCCGCGCAGCGGATTGCCGCCTGCGACTTCGGCGATCACGGTGATTCCAGGCTGGCTCAATTCTTCTTTCAGGGAGTGGTGTCCCCGGTATGCTTCCTTCACCGCCGCAGGTCCCCGTTGCTTCTTGATCTCGACATCGAGGGCCTTGAAGATGGCGATTTTCCTTAGCATTCTCCTGCCCCCATGATCGCTGACCCTGTTGCACCTGGCA comes from Holophagaceae bacterium and encodes:
- a CDS encoding septum formation initiator family protein; translation: MNANSLLESRVIMAVLGISGFLSVAILWSPYGLPALHKRQQEFQRQQQMLMDLNRKNRELALEVKRLLDKDPELMESLARQRGYAKPGETVYTFRDHGGKR
- the eno gene encoding phosphopyruvate hydratase; amino-acid sequence: MNLIERVSALEVLDSRGNPTVLARVELKSSAGPSFLGQAMVPSGASTGTREALEKRDGDKKRYQGKGVLGAVQAINTEINEALEGLDGLQQAELDELLCDLDGTENKAELGANAILAVSMALADAAAKATGQPLYRYLGGASARSLPVPQMNILNGGAHADNNMDIQEFMVLPVGASTFAEALRWGAEVYHSLKAVLKARKLSTGVGDEGGFAPNLESNENALDLIEEAIKKAGFKPGKDLYLGLDVAASEFHQKDGYHLEGAKKSSAQLVDYFAGLVKRHPILTIEDGMSEDDWKGWKDLTDKLGAKTQLVGDDVFVTNPAIFADGIEQGIANAILIKLNQIGTVTETLRAVDMAHKAGYRAIISHRSGETEDTFIADLAVATGAGQIKTGAPTRTDRVAKYNRLLQIEWELGAAARYAGKEAFGARLR
- a CDS encoding histone H1-like repetitive region-containing protein; the encoded protein is MLRKIAIFKALDVEIKKQRGPAAVKEAYRGHHSLKEELSQPGITVIAEVAGGNPLRGQVRETYRAATHAKSLVDNGARAVSVATDRFLYFGEDKHLSEVRGQVKNPLLRRDFILEEYQVEESKILGADAISLVAALLTVERMQALLKLAALKSLDVVVEVSSEKELQKAIEAGADLICVVGRNLDTWEPSWDAAIALIKKVPAKKCLRMIECGVGTLAQIKQLEAMGVHGVIIGDALLDEFYPGKRLAQILAGVESTKKPSKPKAKAAEAPAAAAKKDSEIKIKEKGAQSAKLPTLKATSPSSTSNLARKGPKEPKMAQTEPMTAGMPAAPAAAAKKPAAKKAAPKKAAAKKPAAKKAAPKKAAPKKAAAKKAAPKKAAVKKAAPKKAAAKKAAPKKAAAKKAAPKKKAAPKKAAAKKAAPKKKAAPKKAAAKKPAAKKAAPKKAAAKKPAAKKAAPKKAAAKKPAAKKAAPKKAAKK